Proteins co-encoded in one Nitrospinota bacterium genomic window:
- a CDS encoding ribulose-phosphate 3-epimerase — MVNRRTIVAPSILSADFGRLAEEVAAVEKGGADWIHVDVMDGHFVPNITIGPLVVEGLRKYTSLTLDVHLMIENAEKYIEDFARAGADIITVHAEAQTHLHRTVSLIKGLGKKAGVSLNPASSLSMIENILSEVDLILLMSVNPGFGGQDFIPATLFKATSLRRMIEDAGLSIDVEMDGGIKPDNAGHVRDAGVNALVAGSAIFKSADYAKAIAAIRG; from the coding sequence ATGGTGAATCGCAGGACTATTGTGGCGCCGTCCATACTGTCGGCGGATTTCGGCAGGCTGGCCGAGGAAGTGGCCGCCGTGGAAAAGGGAGGGGCCGACTGGATTCATGTGGACGTGATGGACGGCCACTTCGTCCCGAACATCACCATTGGGCCGCTAGTGGTGGAGGGGCTCAGGAAATACACCAGTCTGACACTGGACGTGCACCTGATGATAGAGAACGCCGAAAAATACATTGAAGATTTCGCCAGGGCCGGGGCGGACATCATAACCGTGCACGCCGAGGCGCAGACCCATCTTCACAGGACCGTTTCGCTGATCAAGGGGCTGGGAAAGAAAGCCGGCGTGTCGTTGAACCCGGCGTCCAGCCTTTCAATGATAGAGAACATACTCAGCGAGGTGGACCTGATCCTTCTGATGTCCGTCAATCCCGGTTTCGGCGGGCAGGACTTCATTCCGGCCACTCTTTTCAAGGCAACTTCTTTGAGGAGGATGATCGAGGATGCCGGTCTTTCCATCGACGTGGAAATGGACGGGGGTATAAAGCCGGACAACGCAGGGCATGTGCGGGACGCCGGGGTCAACGCTCTTGTGGCCGGCTCCGCCATATTCAAGAGCGCGGATTACGCAAAGGCCATCGCCGCGATACGGGGATAG
- a CDS encoding CinA family nicotinamide mononucleotide deamidase-related protein: MKTIIITIGDEVTSGHIVNTNAAWMARAIEALGLTPERVLTLGDDIRTLAKEIKSAWRSHDLILVTGGLGPTHDDVTKPALAKAFGVKIVRDRKAHAGVAAYFRKLGKQLSPANECQADVPEGFKAIASRFGTAPLLMREEGGRFLFSMAGVPFEMKNLMETEVIPRLKKRLPKQAMARTVIHTAGIAESTLYSKMTAAKAMPENVQLAFLPSLGRVDLRLTAQGDTAAKAAAKLARARKAVLKVAGEYAFGADGVTLEGAIGERLAEKKLTLACAESCTGGLFASRITATPGASRYFLEGVVTYCNNSKIKRLGVEPSTLLKYGAVSAQTAAEMAEGICAHSGADIGVSATGVAGPTGGTPDKPVGLAYAGMCVNGIVETREFHFGEDRARNQERTVNEMLLWLWSVVK; encoded by the coding sequence ATGAAGACCATCATCATAACGATCGGCGACGAGGTGACCTCCGGCCATATCGTCAACACAAACGCGGCATGGATGGCCAGGGCCATCGAGGCGCTGGGCCTCACCCCCGAAAGGGTGCTGACCCTGGGAGACGACATCCGGACACTGGCCAAAGAGATTAAGAGTGCGTGGCGCAGCCATGATTTGATACTCGTCACCGGCGGGCTGGGACCGACCCATGACGACGTGACAAAGCCGGCGCTGGCCAAGGCTTTCGGCGTGAAGATTGTCCGCGACAGGAAGGCCCATGCGGGCGTGGCCGCCTATTTCAGGAAGCTGGGGAAACAGTTAAGCCCGGCCAACGAATGCCAGGCGGACGTTCCGGAAGGATTCAAGGCGATAGCCAGCCGGTTTGGGACTGCGCCGCTGCTGATGCGCGAGGAGGGGGGGCGCTTTCTTTTCTCCATGGCCGGGGTGCCATTTGAAATGAAAAACCTCATGGAGACGGAGGTGATTCCCAGGCTTAAAAAGCGGCTTCCGAAACAGGCAATGGCAAGAACGGTGATCCACACAGCCGGGATCGCAGAGTCCACACTGTACTCCAAAATGACCGCCGCCAAGGCCATGCCCGAAAATGTCCAGCTTGCGTTTCTCCCCTCGCTTGGCAGGGTGGACCTGCGGCTGACCGCCCAGGGGGATACCGCCGCAAAGGCCGCCGCAAAACTTGCGAGGGCCCGCAAGGCGGTCCTCAAAGTGGCCGGCGAATATGCCTTCGGCGCGGACGGCGTTACGCTGGAGGGGGCGATCGGCGAAAGGCTTGCGGAAAAGAAGTTGACGCTGGCCTGCGCCGAAAGCTGCACTGGAGGGCTTTTCGCCTCCAGAATCACCGCCACGCCGGGAGCGTCGCGGTACTTCCTTGAAGGGGTGGTCACCTACTGCAATAATTCAAAGATCAAACGGCTCGGCGTGGAACCTTCGACCCTGCTAAAATATGGGGCCGTGTCCGCCCAGACCGCCGCGGAAATGGCGGAGGGGATCTGCGCGCATTCGGGGGCGGACATCGGAGTGTCCGCCACTGGCGTGGCCGGGCCGACGGGCGGCACTCCGGACAAGCCTGTTGGGCTTGCTTATGCCGGGATGTGCGTCAATGGAATTGTGGAGACCAGGGAATTCCACTTCGGCGAGGACAGGGCGCGCAACCAGGAGCGCACGGTGAACGAGATGCTGTTGTGGCTGTGGAGCGTGGTGAAGTGA